Proteins encoded together in one Candidatus Bathyarchaeota archaeon window:
- a CDS encoding CehA/McbA family metallohydrolase has product MNLAKLLPLKLDIHIHTMNSGDSRIMPKVIPEIIKSRGLDGIALTEHNKLFKYDLPGIIVLPGIEISTKRGHLLALGLEENIKRGMPMDKTIREVKRHDGITVIAHPYSISARADLNNINIKPDAIETLNARIMFCNISSKLAKRMANQLLLPTTGGSDSHIKDTIGDAYTTVYTKSRSIDDILEAFRKGNIEAGGRCSSLKNKAKGRIGSITRKIRHIL; this is encoded by the coding sequence ATGAATTTGGCTAAATTATTGCCCCTAAAACTTGATATTCATATTCATACTATGAACTCGGGAGATTCAAGAATAATGCCAAAAGTGATCCCGGAAATAATAAAAAGTAGAGGATTAGACGGAATAGCACTTACTGAACATAATAAACTCTTTAAATACGATCTTCCGGGGATTATTGTTCTCCCAGGAATTGAGATATCAACCAAGCGCGGTCATTTATTAGCCCTTGGATTAGAAGAAAATATTAAAAGAGGAATGCCTATGGATAAGACTATAAGGGAGGTTAAACGACACGATGGCATCACAGTTATCGCCCATCCTTACAGTATTAGCGCTCGCGCCGATCTAAATAACATCAATATCAAACCTGACGCTATTGAAACATTAAACGCCCGAATTATGTTTTGCAATATATCTTCCAAGTTAGCAAAAAGAATGGCAAACCAACTTTTACTTCCAACTACTGGTGGAAGCGATTCACATATTAAAGATACAATTGGAGATGCTTATACTACAGTTTATACTAAATCAAGATCAATTGATGACATTCTTGAGGCTTTTAGAAAAGGAAATATAGAAGCTGGTGGAAGATGCTCGAGTCTGAAGAATAAAGCAAAAGGTAGAATAGGTTCTATTACAAGAAAAATTCGACATATATTATAA